A stretch of the Rosa rugosa chromosome 5, drRosRugo1.1, whole genome shotgun sequence genome encodes the following:
- the LOC133711422 gene encoding uncharacterized protein LOC133711422 — protein sequence MSNLSDKFPAGSYLKDWIPHLFMCCAYSRTLEMYEFNMEILRSEGGDIVAQFLEDLPKENWCMAYFNGERFGEMTNNLVESFNNWVLPLKSLPILDINDGIRVKSMASIAARKQDAEEWFSELCPVIEKKLKENLEVGRHWRVSRSDTYVYEVHCQKYNSMVNLETRFCSCGEWQLYGFPCSHALVVIQQHGSSPYLYVNELYKVEKYRETYSFPINPLPSISKQVHDFGRDAVILQPPLTRRPPGRPRKKRFRKRSEKTRVIKCGRCGKCDGHNRKSCTAPI from the coding sequence ATGTCTAACCTTTCTGACAAATTTCCAGCTGGTTCTTACCTCAAGGATTGGATTCCCCACTTGTTTATGTGTTGTGCTTATTCTCGAACACTGGAGATGTATGAGTTCAACATGGAAATCTTGAGGAGTGAAGGCGGCGACATAGTTGCTCAATTTCTGGAGGATCTTCCCAAGGAGAACTGGTGTATGGCTTACTTTAACGGCGAAAGAtttggtgaaatgacaaataacttggttgagtctttcaataattgggtGTTGCCTTTGAAGAGTCTTCCTATTCTTGATATTAATGATGGCATTAGAGTGAAGTCCATGGCTTCAATTGCTGCTCGGAAGCAGGATGCTGAGGAATGGTTCTCTGAGTTGTGCCCGGTGATTGAAAAGAAGCTGAAGGAGAATTTGGAAGTCGGAAGGCATTGGAGAGTGAGCAGGTCTGATACCTATGTGTATGAAGTTCACTGCCAGAAGTACAATAGCATGGTAAATTTGGAAACTCGCTTTTGTTCGTGTGGAGAATGGCAGCTGTATGGCTTCCCATGTTCCCATGCCCTTGTAGTGATCCAACAACATGGTTCTTCCCCGTATTTGTATGTCAATGAGCTGTACAAGGTGGAGAAATATCGAGAAACTTATTCTTTCCCAATTAATCCTCTTCCCTCTATTTCGAAGCAAGTGCATGATTTTGGTAGAGATGCGGTGATATTGCAGCCGCCTTTGACTAGAAGACCACCAGGAAGGCctagaaagaagaggttcagaaAAAGGAGCGAGAAAACCAGGGTGATCAAGTGTGGTAGGTGTGGAAAATGTGATGGTCACAACAGAAAGAGTTGTACAGCTCCAATATAG